One part of the Moraxella sp. FZFQ2102 genome encodes these proteins:
- the hisD gene encoding histidinol dehydrogenase, translated as MKKLDSAQADFDAQLAELLAFETVTDANLVATVDNIIADVRRRGDDAVLELTQKFDRHPATSMSELFISQAVLKAAFDDLSDEVRAALKLSAERIFAFHEYQVQDGFRFTDSLGNMLGQKITPLDSVGIYVPGGLASYPSSVLMNAIPAKVAGVANITMVVPAPDGQLNPLVLAAAHLAGVDTVITIGGAQAVAALAYGTASIAKVDKITGPGNKFVAAAKRAVFGQVGIDMIAGPSEVLVYAEGEAADNAEWLAMDLLSQAEHDTVAQAIFVTTSSEQLQAVEAAIESALARLPKADIAKAALAARGALILVKDRAEGMAVINQVAPEHLELSLDDPESVIGDIRHAGAIFMGRHTPEAIGDYCAGSNHVLPTSGTARFSSPLGVYDFQKKSSLIYCTQDGAVPLAKTADILAIEENLEAHALSARYRHQ; from the coding sequence ATGAAAAAATTAGATTCCGCACAAGCAGATTTTGACGCACAATTGGCAGAATTATTGGCTTTTGAAACGGTGACTGATGCCAATTTGGTTGCGACTGTCGATAACATCATCGCTGATGTGCGCCGCCGTGGTGATGATGCGGTGCTTGAGCTTACCCAAAAATTTGACCGCCATCCTGCGACATCGATGAGTGAATTATTCATCAGCCAAGCTGTGCTAAAGGCAGCATTTGATGACTTAAGCGATGAAGTGCGCGCGGCATTGAAATTATCTGCTGAGCGGATTTTTGCTTTTCATGAGTATCAAGTGCAGGACGGCTTTCGCTTTACCGACAGCCTTGGCAATATGCTTGGGCAAAAAATCACCCCGCTTGACAGCGTCGGCATCTATGTCCCTGGTGGCTTGGCAAGTTATCCATCATCGGTGCTGATGAATGCCATTCCTGCCAAGGTCGCAGGCGTGGCGAACATTACCATGGTCGTGCCAGCACCCGATGGACAGCTCAATCCTTTGGTATTGGCGGCGGCGCACTTGGCGGGCGTTGATACGGTGATTACCATCGGTGGCGCGCAGGCGGTGGCGGCATTGGCTTATGGCACGGCATCGATCGCGAAAGTGGATAAAATCACAGGCCCTGGTAATAAATTTGTCGCAGCGGCAAAGCGCGCGGTCTTTGGGCAAGTGGGTATCGATATGATCGCAGGGCCATCTGAAGTGCTGGTCTATGCCGAAGGTGAAGCGGCGGATAATGCTGAGTGGCTGGCGATGGATTTATTGTCACAAGCTGAGCATGACACGGTGGCGCAGGCGATTTTTGTGACGACAAGCAGCGAGCAGCTACAGGCAGTGGAAGCGGCGATTGAGTCGGCATTGGCGCGCTTACCAAAGGCAGACATTGCCAAAGCCGCACTGGCAGCGCGCGGGGCGTTGATTTTGGTCAAAGATCGCGCCGAAGGCATGGCGGTGATCAATCAAGTTGCGCCTGAGCATTTGGAGCTGTCATTGGATGATCCTGAGTCGGTGATTGGCGATATTCGTCATGCAGGGGCGATTTTTATGGGTCGCCACACCCCTGAAGCCATCGGCGATTATTGCGCAGGCAGCAATCATGTCTTGCCGACATCAGGCACGGCGCGATTCTCATCACCGCTTGGGGTGTATGATTTTCAAAAGAAATCATCATTGATTTATTGCACCCAAGATGGTGCAGTACCGCTTGCAAAGACGGCGGATATTTTGGCGATCGAAGAAAATTTGGAAGCGCACGCCTTATCGGCGCGTTATCGTCATCAGTGA
- a CDS encoding ATP-binding protein, which yields MPLIKVITGIRRSGKSTVIKLLQAQLLAQGIAEQQIIHINFESFAYADFKTADKLYTLVKEKIQTAEKYYLLLDEIQQVADWEKAVNAFMVDFNLDLYITGSNSHLLSSELATYLAGRYVEIPIFTLSYQEFLDFKAGYSQQTIQNPTALFTEYLRKGGFPMVHTAEYEQETVYKIVQDIYASVILRDTVQRHKIRDVELLERIVKYAFDNIGNTFSGKNVADYFKSQQRKVDLNTVYNYLKALESAFILHRVERFDIKGKEILKTQEKFYLGDVSLLYATMGFRTSLISGILENLVYLELKRRGYQVYIGKLGTQEIDFIAQKQSEKIYIQIAYKLESEQTVQREFSPLQAIADNYPKYVITMDDFWQENIDGVMHQHIGEFLLGNS from the coding sequence ATGCCTTTAATCAAAGTGATTACAGGCATTCGCCGTTCAGGAAAATCAACGGTCATCAAGCTGTTGCAAGCACAATTATTGGCACAAGGCATTGCCGAGCAACAAATTATTCATATCAACTTTGAAAGTTTTGCCTATGCTGATTTTAAAACTGCAGACAAGCTTTATACCCTTGTGAAAGAGAAAATTCAGACCGCTGAAAAATACTACCTTTTGCTTGATGAAATTCAGCAAGTGGCTGATTGGGAAAAAGCTGTTAATGCCTTTATGGTGGATTTCAATCTTGACCTTTATATCACAGGTTCAAACTCGCATTTATTGTCGTCTGAACTGGCAACTTATCTTGCTGGGCGTTATGTAGAAATCCCGATTTTTACCTTATCGTATCAAGAATTTTTGGATTTTAAGGCAGGCTACTCACAGCAAACTATACAAAATCCCACCGCGCTTTTCACAGAATATTTACGCAAAGGCGGTTTTCCGATGGTGCATACAGCAGAGTATGAGCAGGAAACTGTCTATAAAATCGTGCAAGATATTTATGCATCTGTGATTTTGCGAGATACGGTGCAACGTCACAAAATTCGTGATGTGGAGCTGCTCGAACGTATCGTTAAATATGCTTTTGACAATATCGGCAACACATTTTCAGGCAAAAATGTAGCGGATTATTTCAAAAGCCAACAGCGAAAAGTGGATTTAAACACCGTTTATAACTACTTAAAAGCCTTAGAAAGTGCCTTTATTTTACACCGTGTTGAGCGGTTTGATATTAAAGGTAAAGAGATTTTGAAAACCCAAGAAAAGTTCTATTTAGGCGATGTGTCCTTACTTTACGCCACAATGGGTTTTCGCACAAGCCTAATTTCAGGTATTTTGGAAAATCTGGTTTATTTAGAACTCAAACGCCGTGGCTATCAAGTGTATATTGGTAAATTGGGTACACAAGAAATTGATTTTATCGCCCAAAAGCAAAGCGAGAAAATCTATATCCAAATAGCGTATAAATTAGAAAGCGAACAAACCGTCCAGCGGGAATTCTCGCCTTTGCAGGCCATTGCGGATAATTATCCAAAATATGTGATTACAATGGATGATTTTTGGCAGGAAAATATTGATGGGGTCATGCATCAGCATATTGGTGAGTTTTTGTTGGGTAATTCATAA
- a CDS encoding type II toxin-antitoxin system RelE/ParE family toxin translates to MRQAYNIAISDDAKQALMSLYEYYVDVASYIVAEANITAIQEAIGSLEYFPERCPMADFSPNIRKMVVPKLPFLVYYTIIEDTVHILEVLDGRRDLAFLKQKLGS, encoded by the coding sequence ATGCGTCAAGCTTATAACATTGCCATCTCTGATGATGCCAAGCAAGCACTGATGTCGCTTTATGAATACTATGTGGATGTTGCCAGCTATATTGTGGCTGAAGCCAACATTACAGCCATTCAAGAAGCAATCGGTTCACTTGAATATTTTCCTGAACGCTGTCCTATGGCTGATTTTTCGCCCAATATAAGAAAAATGGTTGTGCCAAAACTGCCATTTTTGGTGTACTACACCATCATTGAAGATACGGTACATATCTTAGAAGTTTTGGATGGGCGAAGAGATTTGGCATTTTTGAAGCAAAAACTTGGTTCTTGA
- a CDS encoding Fic family protein, protein MKLPKPPTLSELEAGDISSVLLGYLAEHPPIDAKGRYLSWEQFFYRHPADSKRRWLTQKLNRHAIMQSMHIGGYQFSYCLPQSLQAKLYHIEHHYQQWQWPIDTEELLFEEPITSAQLEGASTTRKVAKELLGSRRAPMNKSEVMIVNNYHLMQAVKQQINQPLDITMILQLHRIATEGAIDNDAISGEFRQDDEIVIADYDGQIVHQPPTWQTLPTLMQAYCEFANADHQGDDFIHPIVKAIILHFLLGFIHPFGDGNGRTARALFYWSLQKSGYTHFDYISISRLLHKAPKQYAQSYIDVETDELDMTYFIAYQLTIIDRAINDLQALLSINQVPQSMPKSVPANLAVDYGNLSIHQYQLLTNSPSNQVLTAKQVSNELGISDSTARKLLNELESMGLATTVRNGRGKGYLLVK, encoded by the coding sequence ATGAAATTACCCAAGCCACCTACTTTATCAGAACTAGAAGCGGGGGATATTTCGTCTGTGCTTTTGGGGTATTTGGCAGAGCATCCACCGATAGATGCCAAGGGGCGTTATTTGTCATGGGAGCAGTTTTTCTATCGTCACCCAGCTGACAGCAAACGGCGCTGGCTTACCCAAAAACTCAACCGTCACGCCATCATGCAGTCGATGCATATTGGTGGCTATCAATTCTCGTATTGCTTACCACAAAGCCTACAAGCCAAGCTATATCACATTGAGCATCACTATCAGCAATGGCAATGGCCTATTGATACCGAAGAGCTGCTCTTTGAAGAGCCGATTACCAGTGCTCAGCTTGAAGGTGCATCTACCACACGCAAGGTTGCTAAAGAGCTACTCGGCAGTCGCCGTGCACCTATGAATAAAAGCGAGGTGATGATTGTCAATAATTATCACTTGATGCAAGCGGTGAAACAACAAATAAATCAACCGCTTGATATCACTATGATTTTGCAATTGCACCGAATCGCTACAGAGGGTGCGATTGACAATGATGCGATTTCGGGTGAATTTCGCCAAGATGATGAGATTGTCATTGCTGATTATGACGGGCAAATTGTTCACCAGCCTCCTACATGGCAGACGCTACCGACCTTGATGCAGGCGTATTGCGAATTTGCCAATGCAGATCATCAGGGAGATGACTTTATCCATCCGATTGTCAAAGCGATTATTCTGCATTTTCTGCTTGGATTTATTCATCCTTTTGGTGATGGCAATGGTAGAACTGCCCGCGCTTTGTTTTATTGGTCACTACAAAAATCAGGCTATACGCATTTTGATTATATCTCCATCAGTCGCTTATTGCATAAAGCACCCAAGCAGTATGCGCAAAGCTATATTGATGTAGAAACTGATGAATTGGATATGACTTATTTTATTGCTTATCAGCTCACCATCATTGATCGTGCCATTAACGATTTACAAGCACTACTGTCGATTAACCAAGTGCCGCAATCTATGCCAAAATCCGTACCTGCAAATCTAGCTGTTGATTATGGCAATCTTAGCATCCATCAGTATCAGCTACTCACAAATTCGCCATCTAATCAAGTTTTGACCGCCAAACAAGTGTCTAATGAGCTTGGCATCTCAGACAGTACCGCTCGCAAGTTACTCAATGAACTTGAGAGCATGGGATTAGCAACCACTGTGCGTAATGGTCGTGGTAAGGGGTATTTGTTGGTGAAGTAG
- a CDS encoding helix-turn-helix transcriptional regulator: protein MLSAECGITTALAAYLKQKRKDAKLSRRALAEKSLIPEPTIRRFENTGHISLKNFLLLWMILDDIARFMELTKPKAIKPKTIAEVLAYDK, encoded by the coding sequence TTGCTAAGTGCTGAGTGCGGCATCACCACTGCTTTGGCGGCGTATCTAAAACAAAAACGCAAAGATGCCAAGCTGTCACGCCGAGCGCTGGCTGAAAAATCCTTGATTCCTGAGCCAACCATTCGTCGGTTTGAGAATACAGGTCATATTTCTTTGAAGAACTTTTTGTTATTGTGGATGATTTTGGATGACATTGCTCGGTTTATGGAATTAACCAAACCTAAAGCAATCAAACCCAAAACCATCGCCGAGGTGCTTGCTTATGATAAGTAA
- a CDS encoding transposase has product MTKQRKQYSNEFKLEMVKLIEEQNQRVVDVARQYDIGKSTLENWLKRYRLELQGKPLPTGHALTPEQRELERLRKENAQLMNRPPILRH; this is encoded by the coding sequence ATGACAAAACAGCGTAAGCAGTACAGCAACGAATTTAAACTAGAAATGGTCAAACTCATTGAAGAGCAAAATCAGCGTGTTGTTGATGTTGCTAGGCAATATGATATCGGTAAATCTACTTTAGAAAACTGGCTTAAGCGTTATCGTCTTGAACTTCAAGGCAAGCCATTGCCCACAGGTCATGCCCTAACACCAGAACAACGAGAGCTTGAGCGACTTCGTAAAGAAAATGCCCAGCTAATGAACCGACCCCCAATTCTTAGACACTAA
- a CDS encoding fumarate hydratase: MTIIKQDDFIQSIADAFQYISYYHPTDYIEALVEALEKEENPAAKDAMTQILVNSRMCAEGHRPICQDTGIATVFLKVGMNVQWDASMSVADMVNEGVRRAYKNADNTLRASVLADPAGKRQNTKDNTPAVIHMEIVAGDKVEVTCAAKGGGSENKSKLAMLNPSDSIVDWVLKTVPTMGAGWCPPGILGIGIGGTPEKAALLAKESLMSHIDIHELKDKAASGAELSTTEALRLELYEKVNALGIGAQGLGGLTTVLDVKILDYPTHAASKPVAMIPNCAATRHVEFELDGSGPVELTPPNLDVYPDITYNPENGKRVNVDTLTKEEVATWQTGDVLLLSGKIYTGRDAAHKRMTDMLNNGEELPVDFTNKLIYYVGPVDPVRDEVVGPAGPTTATRMDKFTRQMLEQTGLLGMIGKSERGQAACEAIADNKAVYLMAVGGSAYLVSKAIKKAQVVAFPELGMEAIYEFEVKDMPVTVAVDSSGSSVHATAPKIWQAKIGKIPVVEA; the protein is encoded by the coding sequence ATGACGATTATTAAACAAGATGATTTTATCCAAAGTATCGCCGATGCGTTCCAGTACATCAGCTACTATCATCCGACTGATTACATTGAAGCCTTGGTTGAAGCCTTGGAAAAAGAAGAAAACCCAGCGGCAAAAGATGCGATGACGCAGATTTTGGTCAATAGCCGTATGTGTGCCGAAGGTCATCGCCCGATTTGCCAAGATACAGGTATCGCGACCGTATTTTTAAAAGTCGGCATGAATGTGCAATGGGATGCAAGCATGAGCGTCGCGGACATGGTCAATGAAGGCGTGCGCCGCGCGTACAAAAATGCTGATAATACCTTGCGTGCATCAGTTCTGGCCGATCCTGCGGGCAAGCGCCAAAATACCAAGGACAACACCCCAGCGGTCATCCACATGGAAATCGTCGCTGGCGACAAAGTGGAAGTGACTTGTGCGGCAAAAGGTGGCGGCTCTGAGAATAAATCAAAACTTGCCATGCTAAACCCATCAGACAGCATCGTGGATTGGGTGCTCAAAACCGTCCCGACCATGGGCGCAGGCTGGTGTCCACCAGGTATCCTAGGCATCGGTATTGGCGGTACGCCAGAAAAAGCGGCGCTACTTGCCAAAGAATCACTGATGAGCCACATCGATATTCATGAGCTAAAAGATAAGGCAGCATCAGGTGCTGAGCTGAGCACTACCGAAGCATTGCGCCTTGAGCTGTATGAGAAAGTCAATGCACTGGGTATTGGCGCGCAGGGCTTGGGCGGCTTGACTACAGTATTAGATGTCAAGATCCTAGACTACCCAACGCACGCAGCATCTAAGCCTGTGGCGATGATTCCAAACTGCGCAGCGACGCGCCATGTCGAGTTTGAACTGGATGGCTCAGGTCCTGTGGAGCTGACACCGCCAAATCTGGATGTGTATCCAGACATTACCTACAATCCAGAAAATGGCAAGCGTGTCAATGTCGATACCCTAACCAAAGAAGAAGTGGCAACATGGCAAACAGGCGATGTGCTGCTACTAAGCGGTAAAATCTATACTGGCCGCGACGCTGCGCACAAGCGCATGACTGATATGCTGAATAATGGCGAAGAGCTGCCAGTTGATTTCACCAATAAACTGATCTACTATGTCGGCCCTGTTGATCCTGTGCGTGATGAAGTGGTTGGTCCTGCTGGTCCGACGACAGCGACGCGTATGGATAAATTCACCCGTCAGATGCTGGAGCAAACTGGTCTGCTTGGCATGATCGGTAAATCTGAGCGCGGCCAAGCGGCGTGTGAAGCCATCGCCGATAATAAAGCGGTGTATCTGATGGCAGTGGGTGGCTCAGCTTATCTGGTCTCAAAAGCGATCAAAAAAGCACAAGTGGTTGCCTTCCCTGAGCTTGGTATGGAAGCGATCTATGAATTTGAAGTCAAAGATATGCCTGTGACCGTCGCTGTCGATAGCAGCGGCAGCTCAGTACACGCGACTGCACCGAAGATTTGGCAAGCCAAAATCGGTAAAATCCCAGTAGTTGAAGCATAA
- the hisC gene encoding histidinol-phosphate transaminase → MTIDNRLWSTKAKSLTPYVPGEQPKHDNLCKLNTNENPFPPSPKAVAAMQVVLADDAAALRLYPEPESDGLRQALAAYYGLDSSEVFVGNGSDEVLALVFACFFTKDKPLLTPDISYSFYPVYADTFGVAAQTVPLADDFSIHVADYAQPCDGVILANPNAPTGRLLPLDDIRTLLSQHPDAVVVIDEAYIDYADDVKAASAISLIREFDNLVVTQTFSKSRALAGLRVGMAFANPSLIAALTAMKNSFNSYPLDRVAQAGAAASVADVEYFESRRTEVIHLRNQLTADLTALGFDVLPSAANFVFATKQGTDAADIAAKLREDGVIVRHFKQARIKDYLRISVGTAAQNARLIEVLKQVL, encoded by the coding sequence ATGACCATCGACAATCGCCTATGGAGTACCAAGGCAAAAAGTCTGACACCGTATGTACCCGGTGAGCAGCCCAAGCATGACAATCTGTGCAAATTAAACACCAACGAAAACCCATTTCCGCCAAGTCCAAAAGCTGTCGCTGCCATGCAGGTAGTGCTTGCTGATGATGCCGCAGCACTGCGCTTGTATCCTGAGCCTGAGTCAGATGGTTTGCGTCAGGCGTTGGCGGCGTATTATGGTCTAGATAGTAGCGAAGTTTTTGTTGGCAATGGCTCAGATGAGGTGCTTGCACTGGTGTTTGCTTGCTTTTTTACCAAAGACAAGCCGCTATTGACCCCTGACATCAGCTACAGTTTTTATCCTGTGTATGCTGATACTTTTGGGGTGGCGGCGCAGACTGTGCCGCTTGCTGATGATTTTTCTATCCATGTTGCTGACTATGCCCAGCCGTGCGATGGTGTGATTCTTGCCAATCCAAACGCGCCGACAGGCAGACTGCTGCCGCTTGACGACATTCGCACTTTGCTTAGCCAGCATCCTGATGCGGTGGTGGTGATCGATGAAGCGTATATCGACTATGCTGATGATGTCAAGGCGGCAAGTGCGATCAGTCTAATCCGTGAGTTTGATAATCTGGTGGTGACGCAAACCTTTTCAAAATCTCGCGCTCTAGCCGGTCTGCGTGTCGGTATGGCATTTGCCAATCCAAGTCTGATAGCGGCACTCACCGCCATGAAAAACAGCTTCAACAGCTATCCACTCGATCGCGTGGCGCAAGCAGGCGCGGCGGCAAGTGTGGCGGATGTCGAGTATTTTGAAAGTCGTCGCACCGAAGTGATTCATCTTCGCAATCAGCTGACCGCTGATTTGACTGCGCTTGGCTTTGATGTACTGCCATCAGCGGCAAACTTTGTCTTTGCTACCAAACAAGGCACGGACGCTGCCGATATCGCTGCCAAACTGCGCGAAGATGGTGTGATCGTCCGTCATTTTAAGCAAGCGCGAATCAAAGATTATCTGCGCATCAGTGTCGGTACAGCTGCACAAAACGCGCGCTTGATCGAAGTGCTCAAGCAGGTGTTGTGA
- a CDS encoding DoxX family protein — protein sequence MPSPNQLIDKILAHPTIGSIVALVARLLLSYLFITSGWAKITNYAGTAAYFQAGGVPTTLLPLVIVVEFIGGLMILFGIQTRFVALVIGTFAIAAAFIMHSAPEQAMDFMKNFAIGGGFFALMLHGADSFSIDGILSKSYDR from the coding sequence ATGCCAAGCCCTAATCAGCTCATTGACAAAATCCTAGCCCATCCCACCATCGGTAGCATCGTCGCCTTAGTTGCGCGCCTGCTGCTGTCGTATCTGTTCATCACATCAGGCTGGGCGAAAATCACCAACTACGCAGGTACTGCCGCGTATTTTCAGGCAGGTGGCGTGCCCACTACCCTATTGCCATTGGTCATCGTCGTCGAGTTCATCGGCGGTTTGATGATTTTATTTGGCATACAGACACGCTTTGTGGCGCTTGTCATTGGTACATTTGCCATCGCAGCGGCATTCATCATGCACAGCGCGCCCGAGCAGGCGATGGATTTTATGAAAAATTTCGCCATCGGCGGCGGCTTTTTTGCACTGATGCTGCACGGCGCGGACAGCTTTAGTATCGACGGTATTTTGTCCAAATCATACGATCGTTAA
- the rho gene encoding transcription termination factor Rho yields the protein MNLTELKRKSVGELLAIAEAMGLDNMARSRKQDIIFAILKTHAKNGEAIYGDGVLEILPDGFGFLRSSEGSYLAGPDDIYVSPSQIRRFNLQTGDSIAGQIRPPKDSERYFALLKVSEINFDTPDRSRHKLIFENLTPLFPTEQLVLETGNGTTEDLTGRIIDLIAPIGKGQRSIIVAPPKAGKTVLLQTIAQSITKNHPECYLIVLLIDERPEEVTEMQRTVRGEVVASTFDEPPQRHIQVAEMVIEKAKRLVEHKQDVVILLDSITRLARAYNTVIPSSGKVLTGGVDANALERPKRFFGAARNVEEGGSLTIISTALIDTGSKMDSVIFEEFKGTGNQEITLERDLAERRIFPAINIKKSSTRREERLLDEDTLRRVWVLRKLMQPMDDSQATEFLLERLKDSKTNDEFFEQMVKKAQNS from the coding sequence ATGAACTTAACCGAACTTAAAAGAAAATCTGTCGGCGAACTGCTTGCCATCGCCGAAGCCATGGGTCTTGATAACATGGCAAGAAGCCGCAAACAAGACATCATCTTCGCTATTCTAAAAACCCACGCCAAAAACGGCGAAGCCATCTACGGTGATGGTGTGCTTGAGATTTTGCCCGATGGTTTTGGCTTTTTGCGCTCATCTGAAGGCTCGTACTTGGCAGGCCCTGACGATATCTATGTCAGCCCAAGCCAAATCCGCCGCTTCAATCTACAAACAGGCGACTCCATCGCAGGTCAAATCCGCCCGCCCAAAGACTCGGAGCGTTATTTTGCACTATTAAAGGTGAGCGAAATCAACTTTGACACCCCTGATCGCAGCCGTCATAAGCTGATTTTTGAAAACCTAACCCCGCTTTTCCCAACCGAGCAACTGGTACTAGAGACAGGCAACGGCACAACCGAAGACTTGACCGGTCGCATCATCGATCTGATCGCACCGATCGGTAAAGGTCAGCGCTCGATCATTGTCGCTCCGCCAAAAGCCGGTAAAACGGTGCTGCTACAGACCATCGCCCAATCCATCACCAAAAACCACCCAGAATGCTATCTGATCGTACTGCTGATCGACGAACGCCCAGAAGAAGTCACCGAAATGCAGCGCACCGTACGCGGTGAAGTCGTCGCATCGACTTTCGATGAGCCGCCACAGCGCCATATCCAAGTGGCTGAGATGGTCATCGAAAAAGCCAAACGCTTGGTTGAGCATAAGCAAGATGTGGTGATTTTGCTAGACAGTATCACGCGTTTGGCGCGTGCTTATAACACCGTCATCCCATCAAGTGGCAAGGTGCTGACAGGCGGTGTCGATGCCAATGCGCTTGAGCGTCCTAAGCGCTTCTTCGGTGCAGCGCGTAATGTCGAAGAAGGCGGCAGCCTAACCATCATTTCAACTGCTCTGATTGACACAGGCTCGAAGATGGACAGCGTGATTTTTGAAGAATTTAAAGGCACAGGCAACCAAGAAATTACCCTTGAGCGCGACCTTGCCGAACGCCGCATTTTCCCTGCGATCAATATCAAAAAATCAAGCACACGCCGCGAAGAGCGACTGCTTGATGAAGACACCCTGCGCCGCGTATGGGTACTGCGTAAATTGATGCAGCCGATGGATGACTCGCAAGCGACCGAATTTTTGCTAGAACGACTCAAAGATTCTAAGACCAATGATGAATTTTTTGAGCAAATGGTCAAAAAAGCCCAAAATAGCTGA
- a CDS encoding helix-turn-helix domain-containing protein, translating to MTGIKQGLFELLAATLATEQQSTPTPSLELYHIERIKRHINARLMDADLTIKTIAQELNISTSYLHRLFQSQEMSASQYLWRQRLEACRQDLSDTQHRLSISQIAYKWGFNDAAHFRPQFQDTIRLLA from the coding sequence ATGACAGGGATCAAGCAGGGGTTGTTTGAGCTTTTGGCAGCGACACTGGCAACCGAGCAGCAGTCCACACCTACGCCATCATTGGAGCTGTACCATATTGAGCGTATCAAGCGACACATTAATGCCAGACTGATGGATGCTGATCTCACCATCAAAACCATCGCCCAAGAGCTCAATATCTCAACCAGCTATCTGCATCGATTATTTCAAAGCCAAGAAATGTCCGCTTCACAGTACCTATGGCGTCAAAGACTCGAAGCCTGCCGCCAAGATCTAAGCGACACCCAACATCGGCTGAGCATTTCGCAGATTGCGTATAAGTGGGGATTTAATGATGCTGCGCACTTTAGGCCGCAGTTTCAAGACACAATTCGGCTGCTTGCCTAA
- a CDS encoding ATP-binding protein, with protein sequence MKKDLVYRQKYLEMVRPFIGKRLIKVFTGQRRVGKSYLLFQIMQEIQTVDENAHIIYINKEDLAFSHITTAEHLNDFVQEQKKSGQKNYIFIDEIQEITDFEQALRSLLLDDELDLYCTGSNAHLLSRDIAGSLSGRAIEINVHSLSYFEFLEFMKLDDSDKSMSLFLKYGGLPYLKDLPLQDNIVFEYLRNIYSTIAIRDIVNRYSLRNVQFLEQLTQFLASNIGNLFSAKKISDFLKSQKITTSSMQVQNYAEYLANAFLIHKVPRYDIEGKRIFEIGEKYYFEDLGLRNALIGYRVQDRGKLLENCIFNHLQIAGYDVKIGGLNSQEIDFVAEKDGERIYVQAALTINEEKTLEREFGNLLKIQDNYPKYVVTMDEFDGNTFEGIQCLSLRVFLREILGG encoded by the coding sequence GTGAAAAAAGATTTAGTTTATCGCCAAAAATACCTTGAAATGGTACGCCCGTTTATCGGAAAACGTTTGATTAAAGTGTTTACTGGGCAACGCCGTGTAGGCAAAAGCTATTTGCTGTTTCAGATTATGCAAGAGATTCAAACAGTGGATGAAAATGCCCACATTATTTATATCAACAAAGAAGACTTGGCATTTAGTCACATTACAACCGCAGAGCACCTGAATGATTTTGTGCAAGAGCAGAAAAAGAGCGGTCAAAAAAATTACATTTTTATCGATGAAATTCAAGAAATTACAGATTTTGAACAAGCGTTGCGTTCGCTTTTATTAGATGACGAATTGGATTTGTATTGCACGGGTAGCAATGCTCATTTGCTTTCACGGGATATTGCAGGTAGCCTGAGTGGGCGAGCGATTGAAATTAATGTCCACTCCCTGTCCTATTTTGAATTTCTTGAATTTATGAAACTGGACGATAGCGATAAATCGATGTCACTGTTTTTGAAATATGGCGGTTTGCCTTATTTGAAAGACTTGCCGTTGCAAGACAACATCGTGTTTGAATATCTACGAAATATTTATTCCACCATTGCCATTCGGGATATTGTGAACCGTTATTCATTGCGAAATGTGCAATTTTTAGAGCAGCTTACGCAATTTTTAGCAAGCAATATTGGCAATTTGTTTTCTGCTAAAAAAATCTCTGATTTTTTAAAATCGCAGAAAATTACCACATCAAGCATGCAGGTACAAAATTATGCGGAATATCTTGCCAACGCCTTTTTAATTCACAAAGTACCACGCTATGATATTGAAGGTAAACGCATTTTTGAGATTGGCGAAAAATACTATTTTGAAGATTTAGGTTTGCGAAACGCCCTGATTGGCTATCGGGTACAAGATCGTGGCAAATTGCTTGAAAACTGCATATTCAATCATCTTCAAATCGCAGGTTATGATGTCAAAATCGGCGGTTTAAATAGCCAAGAAATTGACTTCGTGGCAGAGAAGGATGGTGAACGTATATATGTGCAGGCGGCGCTGACCATTAATGAAGAAAAAACACTTGAGCGAGAATTTGGCAACCTGCTGAAAATCCAAGACAACTACCCGAAATATGTGGTGACAATGGACGAATTTGACGGCAATACTTTTGAAGGGATACAGTGTTTGAGTTTGAGGGTATTTTTGAGAGAGATTCTGGGTGGATGA